From a single Natronorubrum tibetense GA33 genomic region:
- the phoU gene encoding phosphate signaling complex protein PhoU, translating into MARKSYQEQLAELREDILYMSEVVMERLRMGLDALEQKDNSLAHEVIQGDGEINRMYLDLEQDCIDLLALQQPVASDLRFIAASFKIITDLERIADLAVNLGEYTLDAEENLFPDVDVQEMGDLTLEMIEDAMVAYDVEDTEACRELASRDDDLDHFAERASEIVVRDLIERELDSPSEVELLLQDVSRLLLTIRDLERVGDHAVNIAARTLYMVENDDELIY; encoded by the coding sequence ATGGCTCGGAAATCGTATCAGGAGCAGCTCGCGGAACTCCGCGAGGATATCCTCTACATGAGTGAAGTCGTCATGGAACGACTTCGGATGGGACTCGACGCGCTGGAGCAGAAAGACAACTCGCTCGCTCACGAAGTGATTCAAGGAGACGGCGAGATCAACCGAATGTACCTCGATCTCGAGCAGGACTGCATCGATCTGCTGGCCCTGCAGCAACCGGTCGCGAGCGATCTCCGGTTCATCGCCGCCTCGTTCAAGATCATCACCGATCTCGAGCGAATTGCCGACCTCGCGGTCAACCTCGGGGAGTACACCTTAGACGCCGAAGAAAACCTCTTTCCCGACGTCGACGTCCAGGAGATGGGCGATCTTACCCTCGAGATGATCGAGGACGCGATGGTCGCCTACGACGTCGAAGACACCGAGGCCTGCCGGGAGTTGGCCTCTCGAGACGACGATCTCGACCACTTCGCGGAGCGAGCGAGCGAGATCGTCGTTCGAGACCTCATCGAGCGCGAACTCGACTCCCCCTCGGAGGTCGAACTCCTCCTGCAGGATGTCTCCAGACTGCTGTTGACGATCCGTGATCTCGAGCGCGTCGGCGACCACGCGGTCAACATCGCGGCGCGAACGCTGTACATGGTCGAAAACGATGACGAGCTGATCTACTAA
- a CDS encoding FAD-dependent monooxygenase, with protein MSTDSDETSEYEHYEAVVVGCGPGGAAAAARLADHGVETLVLERGTKAGSKNVSGGLIYAEESAAYTIDDLFDGFREAAAERPVTDYHIHNIAGNKVKSYELTDLHEHDTDWCDAVLRRQMDSWLEARVHEKTSETGGGVLTDVRVNGLLRENGEIVGVTCDELDPIKADLIVGADGVNSELARDAGLMDWEEPDEWFQGVKAVVEMDPDVVNDRFGIDSDEGVAHLFSGDLFEDVRGGGFLYTNEDSLSIGTVFHLDSLVEEQAEPHELLDALLTHPLLAQWIRDDYHEREYSAKLVPDSKKVAHPEPYQDRLVLVGDAAGQMQAQGPIIKGMNHAVTAGALAADAFVVTRGNVKPEATGRRYAQMLEKSGTMDKLRPRRYELSRGVGEHDRVESAVDRVLESRVGSIAVGNPIANGLLKRAYNSPFLVSMLPDTSTGYVTLPTVIAEEHGRTIHWGSEIEPPTLEERIGDLTYDTDVGNPHIELRDESAEASGAAVHACPVSAEDFGGGCYRSETVKTNGTEETLVSLDTQPCIECGTCAIVADTEWQHPRGGKGVEYREG; from the coding sequence ATGAGCACAGACAGCGACGAAACGAGCGAGTACGAACACTACGAGGCCGTCGTCGTCGGCTGTGGCCCCGGCGGGGCCGCGGCCGCCGCGCGACTGGCGGATCACGGCGTGGAGACGCTCGTCCTGGAGCGCGGCACGAAGGCCGGGTCCAAGAACGTCTCCGGCGGGCTTATCTACGCCGAGGAGTCGGCCGCCTACACGATCGACGACCTCTTCGACGGCTTCCGCGAGGCGGCTGCCGAACGCCCAGTCACGGACTACCACATTCACAACATCGCGGGGAACAAAGTCAAGAGCTACGAGCTAACGGATCTCCACGAGCACGACACCGACTGGTGTGACGCGGTGCTCCGCCGACAGATGGACTCGTGGCTCGAGGCCCGCGTCCACGAGAAAACAAGCGAGACGGGCGGCGGCGTGCTGACCGACGTCCGCGTAAACGGCCTGCTGCGAGAGAACGGAGAGATCGTCGGCGTCACCTGCGATGAACTCGATCCCATCAAAGCGGACCTGATCGTCGGCGCGGACGGCGTCAACTCCGAACTCGCCCGTGACGCCGGGCTGATGGACTGGGAGGAGCCCGACGAGTGGTTCCAGGGCGTCAAAGCCGTCGTCGAGATGGATCCGGACGTGGTCAACGACCGGTTCGGTATCGATTCCGACGAGGGCGTCGCCCACCTGTTCTCGGGCGACCTCTTCGAGGACGTCCGCGGCGGCGGCTTTCTCTACACCAACGAGGACTCGCTGTCGATCGGGACCGTCTTCCACCTCGACAGCCTCGTCGAAGAGCAAGCGGAGCCACACGAACTGCTCGACGCGTTGCTCACCCATCCGCTGTTGGCCCAGTGGATCCGCGACGACTACCACGAGCGCGAGTACTCCGCAAAACTCGTCCCCGACTCGAAGAAGGTCGCCCATCCCGAGCCCTACCAGGACCGACTGGTGCTCGTCGGCGACGCCGCCGGTCAGATGCAGGCCCAGGGCCCGATCATCAAGGGGATGAACCACGCCGTCACCGCCGGCGCGCTCGCGGCCGACGCCTTCGTCGTCACCCGCGGCAACGTCAAACCCGAGGCCACTGGTCGACGGTACGCACAGATGCTCGAGAAGTCCGGCACGATGGACAAGCTCCGACCCCGGCGCTACGAACTCAGCCGGGGCGTCGGCGAGCACGACCGGGTCGAGAGCGCGGTTGACCGGGTGCTCGAGTCCCGGGTCGGTTCGATCGCGGTCGGTAACCCGATCGCGAACGGCCTGCTGAAGCGGGCCTATAACTCGCCGTTCCTGGTGTCGATGCTGCCCGACACGAGCACGGGCTACGTCACGCTCCCGACGGTCATTGCGGAAGAGCACGGTCGGACCATCCACTGGGGCAGCGAGATCGAACCGCCGACGCTCGAGGAACGCATCGGGGACCTCACCTACGATACGGACGTCGGAAACCCGCACATCGAACTCAGAGACGAGTCCGCCGAGGCCAGCGGCGCGGCCGTCCACGCCTGTCCGGTCAGCGCCGAGGACTTCGGCGGCGGCTGTTACCGCTCGGAGACGGTAAAGACGAACGGCACCGAGGAGACGTTAGTCAGCCTCGACACCCAGCCCTGCATCGAGTGTGGGACCTGTGCGATCGTCGCGGACACCGAGTGGCAACACCCGCGGGGTGGCAAGGGCGTCGAGTACCGCGAGGGATAG
- a CDS encoding electron transfer flavoprotein subunit alpha/FixB family protein, with amino-acid sequence MTDVDPTEHTLDELTDELETIDDADELQTILEAEQAGQDRATAREAVHKRLEDIGELDGDETEESDGVEEGTETEGEYEGTKEDVGEEAEGEEIEEAVEDDEESEPDEADDEEDDGLSHPTRDKRHVRALADGEYADMWVFCETQGGELLDVSLEMLGKARGLMDQFADDYGDEERVVAFLMGDDCEGLAEECIAYGADVAVYHDDNRLERFLHKPYTEITSHMARGEGTVESTDWREYDKPRYILFPATNNGRDLSAKVQAELDSGLASDCSDLYIEENEVSNPVKTGEPGVKKTFEKVLHMKRPDFSGFEYSTILCLDNPGREFHPQGASIIPGSFDPIERDPDREGLVIEHDMDLEEDWFRVEITEHDQLEAGIDLTGHEVVVCLGRGIADDPTQGMELGLDLADAFEDAELGITRGIVTSSYQFEGHVEEYSKEERQIGETGQVVAPKLYIAAGVSGAVQHKVGMDEADTIVSINTDTDARIRDFSDYFVEGDLFEVLPRLTSAVESGKIELEAMADGSGGDD; translated from the coding sequence ATGACCGACGTAGACCCAACCGAACACACGCTCGACGAACTGACCGACGAACTCGAGACGATCGACGACGCGGACGAACTGCAGACGATCCTCGAGGCCGAACAAGCCGGACAGGATCGGGCGACTGCTCGCGAAGCGGTCCACAAGCGACTCGAGGATATCGGCGAACTCGACGGCGATGAGACGGAAGAGAGCGACGGCGTCGAGGAGGGAACCGAAACCGAAGGCGAGTACGAGGGGACCAAAGAGGACGTCGGCGAAGAAGCCGAGGGCGAGGAGATCGAGGAAGCAGTCGAAGACGACGAGGAATCCGAGCCGGACGAAGCTGACGACGAGGAGGACGACGGACTCTCCCACCCCACGCGGGACAAACGCCACGTCCGCGCGCTCGCGGACGGCGAGTACGCCGACATGTGGGTGTTCTGTGAGACCCAGGGCGGCGAGTTGCTCGACGTCTCACTCGAGATGCTCGGCAAGGCCCGCGGACTGATGGACCAGTTCGCCGACGACTATGGTGACGAGGAGCGCGTCGTCGCGTTCCTCATGGGCGACGACTGCGAGGGGCTCGCCGAGGAGTGCATCGCCTACGGCGCGGACGTCGCCGTCTATCACGACGACAATCGCCTCGAGCGATTCCTCCACAAACCCTACACCGAGATCACATCCCATATGGCCCGCGGCGAGGGAACCGTCGAGAGCACCGACTGGCGAGAGTACGACAAGCCACGGTACATTCTGTTCCCGGCGACCAACAACGGCCGCGACCTCTCGGCGAAAGTGCAGGCGGAACTCGACTCCGGACTCGCCTCGGACTGTTCGGACCTCTACATCGAGGAGAACGAAGTCTCCAATCCGGTCAAGACGGGCGAACCCGGTGTTAAGAAGACTTTCGAGAAGGTCTTACACATGAAGCGGCCGGACTTCTCGGGCTTCGAGTACTCGACGATCCTCTGTCTCGACAACCCCGGCCGGGAGTTCCACCCGCAGGGGGCGTCGATCATCCCCGGGAGCTTCGACCCGATAGAACGGGACCCAGACCGTGAGGGCCTGGTAATCGAACACGATATGGACCTCGAGGAGGACTGGTTCCGCGTCGAGATCACCGAACACGACCAACTCGAGGCCGGGATCGACCTCACCGGCCACGAGGTCGTCGTCTGTCTCGGTCGCGGCATTGCGGACGACCCAACCCAGGGGATGGAGCTCGGTCTCGATCTGGCCGACGCCTTCGAGGACGCTGAACTCGGCATTACGCGAGGGATCGTCACCTCCTCCTACCAGTTCGAAGGCCACGTGGAGGAGTACTCGAAAGAGGAGCGCCAGATCGGCGAGACCGGACAGGTCGTCGCGCCCAAGCTCTACATCGCTGCCGGGGTGTCGGGTGCCGTCCAGCACAAGGTCGGGATGGACGAGGCAGACACCATCGTCTCGATCAACACGGATACTGACGCCCGAATCCGAGACTTCTCGGACTACTTCGTCGAAGGCGACCTCTTCGAGGTGTTGCCGCGCCTGACGAGCGCGGTTGAATCGGGCAAGATCGAACTCGAGGCGATGGCGGACGGGAGCGGAGGTGACGACTGA
- a CDS encoding electron transfer flavoprotein subunit beta/FixA family protein: MRSIVLTKGVPDFSEGAVSFDEDGHLERGKTPTVMNPNDEFAAQAALQTRVRHGGHVTGMSMGPPGYADVLKEAMGSVYTDDSYLLSDRELAASDTWATAITLSAGLETYQEEVGDIDIVFAGFKSADGETGQTGPQTAWAMDWPIVTHVLALDIDPDERVLRAKRLVEGDIDEIETIEVSLPCFVVTDPEFEPTYRKASHRLTHKQLRAETEARAADHEEHLTTWNHEDLNLDSDYIGLDGSPTIVSSVDPIPKAPSEREATMIDPDDEGEMGEVLEEMHPFATGAGD; the protein is encoded by the coding sequence ATGCGATCGATCGTCCTGACGAAAGGGGTACCGGACTTTTCCGAAGGGGCCGTCTCGTTCGACGAGGACGGTCATCTCGAGCGCGGAAAGACGCCGACGGTGATGAACCCGAACGACGAGTTCGCCGCGCAGGCCGCATTACAGACGCGGGTACGCCACGGCGGGCACGTGACCGGGATGAGCATGGGCCCGCCGGGCTACGCCGACGTGCTAAAGGAAGCCATGGGGTCCGTCTACACCGACGACAGCTATCTGCTCTCCGACCGTGAGCTCGCCGCCTCAGACACGTGGGCGACGGCGATCACGCTCAGCGCCGGGCTCGAGACCTATCAGGAAGAGGTCGGCGACATCGATATCGTCTTCGCCGGCTTCAAATCGGCCGACGGGGAGACGGGCCAGACTGGCCCCCAGACCGCCTGGGCGATGGACTGGCCGATCGTCACGCACGTCCTCGCGCTCGATATCGATCCCGACGAGCGAGTGCTCCGAGCGAAACGGCTCGTCGAGGGCGATATCGACGAGATCGAGACCATCGAGGTGTCGCTCCCCTGTTTCGTCGTTACCGATCCCGAGTTCGAGCCGACCTACCGCAAGGCCTCACACCGGCTGACGCACAAACAACTCCGGGCGGAGACCGAGGCGCGTGCGGCCGACCACGAGGAGCACCTGACGACGTGGAATCACGAGGATCTGAACCTCGACTCCGACTACATCGGGCTCGACGGCTCCCCGACGATCGTCTCGTCGGTCGATCCGATCCCCAAAGCGCCCTCGGAGCGGGAGGCAACGATGATCGACCCCGACGACGAGGGCGAGATGGGCGAGGTGCTCGAGGAGATGCACCCGTTCGCGACAGGAGCTGGTGATTGA
- a CDS encoding polymer-forming cytoskeletal protein, with product MAFSRDPLDELVVPDGTEAKEVDLVTDGDVLVGARSTIDFGVRGRNVLAGESVEFGGAIEAEGDCRLDMWCDVAENVLVGQDAYIGERVHVAGEMKVAGDLDIGDDVEIEEGFEANGWIVIRNPMPTIVLLFVYLKHLLLVGEEDTAQRLVSELVDEEGDAQPDVEPLVIPRNATVSDDAWRVSTPATIGDDCRLHGNVRAETIDVGTDTTIFGSLRARGDVTVGEGTRIHGDLTTRDGDVTIEPNARILGDVSCNDLELGPEAEIDGTIRADGEITMGTTERDPE from the coding sequence GTGGCATTTAGCAGGGATCCGCTCGACGAACTCGTCGTTCCCGACGGGACGGAAGCCAAGGAAGTCGACCTCGTGACCGACGGAGACGTTCTCGTCGGCGCGCGGTCGACGATCGACTTCGGCGTCCGCGGCCGAAACGTCCTCGCCGGCGAGAGCGTCGAGTTCGGCGGTGCCATCGAAGCTGAGGGCGACTGCCGACTCGACATGTGGTGTGACGTCGCCGAGAACGTCCTGGTCGGCCAGGACGCCTACATCGGCGAGCGAGTCCACGTCGCGGGCGAGATGAAAGTCGCCGGCGATCTGGATATCGGCGACGACGTCGAGATCGAAGAGGGGTTCGAAGCCAACGGCTGGATCGTCATTCGTAACCCGATGCCGACGATCGTCCTCCTCTTTGTCTACCTCAAACACCTCCTGCTCGTCGGCGAGGAGGACACCGCCCAGCGGCTCGTCTCCGAACTCGTCGACGAAGAGGGGGACGCCCAACCCGACGTCGAACCGCTCGTGATCCCCCGGAACGCGACCGTCAGCGACGACGCCTGGCGAGTCTCGACGCCCGCGACGATCGGCGACGACTGCCGGCTCCACGGCAACGTCCGCGCCGAGACGATCGATGTCGGCACCGATACGACGATTTTCGGTAGCCTCCGCGCTCGAGGCGACGTCACTGTCGGCGAGGGAACCCGGATCCACGGCGATCTGACGACTCGCGACGGTGATGTTACGATCGAGCCAAACGCTCGGATCCTCGGCGACGTTTCGTGTAACGACCTCGAACTCGGCCCCGAAGCCGAAATCGACGGGACGATCCGCGCCGATGGCGAGATCACGATGGGAACGACCGAACGCGACCCCGAGTGA
- a CDS encoding DUF5800 family protein has translation MTTLAFDDEGVDVVYEGTEFRLEKELIEEATEKSYYDVTDHEVLKIVAEQPNLQGEPRRVGDILD, from the coding sequence ATGACTACACTCGCGTTCGACGACGAGGGCGTCGACGTCGTCTACGAAGGGACCGAATTTCGCCTCGAGAAGGAACTCATCGAAGAGGCCACGGAGAAATCCTACTACGACGTGACCGACCACGAAGTGCTCAAGATCGTCGCCGAGCAGCCGAATTTGCAGGGCGAACCGCGACGCGTCGGCGATATTCTCGACTGA
- a CDS encoding AAA family ATPase, translating into MNGTQATADCEAVLEAVGDAVICDRAFLEELLLGVVGRGHVLVEDVPGTGKTLTARTVASALGLSFSRIQFTPDLLPSDVTGTHIFNEQDREFEFSAGPIFANIVLADEINRAPPKTQAALLEAMEEGQVTVDGETRPLPDPFFVIATQNPVEQEGTFPLPEAQVDRFLVKTAMGYPDADGEVELLRRRANRETGSPSVDPVLEPEQVAQLRRVPETVRVDDDLLEYIATLARETRTDGRVETGVSPRGTQRLFEAARAYAVVTGREYVTPDDIKRVAKPVLAHRLVLTPDATVNDANKGRIVERVLESVPVPTID; encoded by the coding sequence ATGAACGGAACTCAGGCGACCGCCGACTGCGAAGCCGTCCTCGAGGCCGTCGGCGACGCCGTCATCTGTGATCGCGCCTTTCTCGAGGAGCTCCTCCTCGGCGTCGTCGGCCGTGGCCACGTCCTCGTCGAGGACGTACCGGGAACGGGGAAGACGCTGACGGCCCGCACGGTCGCGAGCGCGCTGGGTCTCTCCTTTTCGCGCATCCAGTTTACACCCGATCTGCTCCCGTCGGACGTCACCGGCACGCACATTTTCAACGAACAGGATCGCGAGTTCGAGTTCTCGGCGGGACCGATCTTCGCCAACATCGTGCTGGCCGACGAGATCAACCGCGCGCCGCCGAAAACCCAGGCCGCGCTGCTCGAGGCCATGGAGGAGGGACAGGTTACGGTCGACGGCGAGACCCGCCCGCTCCCGGATCCGTTCTTCGTCATCGCGACGCAGAACCCCGTCGAGCAGGAGGGGACGTTTCCGCTGCCGGAGGCCCAGGTCGATCGCTTCCTCGTCAAGACGGCAATGGGGTATCCCGACGCGGACGGCGAGGTCGAGCTGCTCCGACGCCGGGCGAACCGCGAGACCGGCAGTCCGTCCGTCGACCCTGTCCTCGAGCCCGAGCAGGTCGCGCAGTTACGACGGGTCCCCGAAACGGTTCGGGTCGACGATGACCTGCTCGAGTATATCGCGACGCTGGCCCGAGAGACCCGGACCGACGGCCGCGTCGAGACCGGCGTCTCCCCGCGCGGAACCCAACGGCTGTTCGAGGCCGCCCGCGCGTACGCCGTCGTCACGGGCCGGGAGTACGTCACTCCCGACGACATCAAGCGCGTCGCGAAGCCGGTGCTAGCGCATCGACTGGTGCTGACGCCCGACGCGACGGTCAACGACGCGAACAAAGGGCGGATCGTCGAGCGCGTCCTCGAGTCGGTGCCGGTGCCGACAATCGACTAA
- a CDS encoding nuclear transport factor 2 family protein, translated as MTTSTNCSRHSPRTIGAKRRSTPNDRSPDAQVRANWIQLFETTPDLAVEFSRTTIDGDTAWIALRMHGAQTDEKLDVRGVAIKGISGKRIQWGRIYLEPVQQSVDVTWEDIYAGQGDG; from the coding sequence ATCACGACCTCGACGAACTGCTCTCGTCATTCCCCGAGGACTATCGGAGCGAAACGCCGATCCACCCCGAACGATCGTTCACCGGACGCACAGGTTCGGGCGAACTGGATACAGCTGTTCGAGACCACCCCCGATCTGGCGGTCGAGTTTTCGCGAACGACGATCGACGGCGATACTGCCTGGATCGCACTCCGAATGCACGGCGCACAGACCGACGAGAAATTAGACGTCCGCGGCGTCGCGATCAAGGGGATTTCGGGGAAACGAATTCAGTGGGGGCGAATTTACCTCGAGCCCGTTCAGCAATCCGTGGACGTGACGTGGGAAGACATCTACGCCGGTCAGGGGGACGGCTGA
- a CDS encoding PAS domain-containing sensor histidine kinase → MYSREPEALVPAAVDTLPINFAILDDEGTILHTNRAWQEFGDANDIELPGDTVGTNYLEVTARAETETAQEVAAGVSEILAGERDLFEFEYPCHSPDEHRWFLMRAAPFTDGGQRYVAVAHFDITERHEYQRRLEASNERLEQFAYAVSHDLQEPLRMVTSYLGLLERRYADELDEDAEEFIEYAVDGAERMGAMIEGLLEYSRIDTQGDSFDPVDLDAVLDDVLMDLGRRTEDTDAEITSEPLPTVAGDANQLRQLFQNLLDNAIEYRGEQPPRVTISATRDEDEWVISVSDEGIGIDSEDEDRVFEVFQRLHSQEEHAGTGIGLALCERIVERHGVRANSVRPGSTDERNESVGGEIWIDSGPNGGTTFSFTLPAADGLAE, encoded by the coding sequence ATGTACTCTCGAGAGCCGGAGGCTCTCGTTCCTGCGGCGGTCGACACGCTCCCGATCAACTTCGCGATTCTCGACGACGAGGGAACGATCCTGCATACGAACCGCGCGTGGCAGGAGTTCGGGGACGCAAACGACATCGAACTCCCGGGGGACACGGTCGGGACGAACTATCTCGAGGTCACCGCGCGAGCGGAGACGGAGACCGCACAGGAGGTTGCTGCGGGCGTATCCGAAATTCTCGCGGGCGAGCGGGACCTGTTCGAATTCGAGTATCCGTGTCACTCCCCCGACGAGCACCGGTGGTTCCTCATGCGGGCGGCACCGTTCACCGACGGCGGACAGCGATACGTCGCCGTCGCACACTTCGATATCACCGAGCGCCACGAGTACCAGCGTCGACTGGAGGCGTCCAACGAACGCTTAGAGCAGTTCGCGTACGCCGTCTCACACGACCTCCAGGAGCCGTTGCGAATGGTCACGAGCTATCTCGGACTCCTCGAGCGCCGGTACGCCGACGAACTCGACGAGGACGCCGAGGAGTTCATCGAGTACGCCGTCGACGGTGCCGAGCGTATGGGTGCGATGATCGAGGGGCTCCTCGAGTACTCGCGAATCGATACGCAGGGTGACTCCTTCGATCCGGTCGACCTTGACGCCGTGCTGGACGACGTCCTGATGGATCTCGGCAGACGGACCGAAGACACCGACGCAGAGATCACCAGCGAGCCGTTGCCAACCGTCGCGGGCGACGCCAACCAACTCCGTCAGCTGTTCCAGAACCTACTGGACAACGCCATCGAGTATCGAGGCGAACAGCCACCTCGAGTGACGATCTCCGCTACGCGCGACGAAGACGAGTGGGTCATCTCGGTCAGCGACGAAGGGATCGGGATCGACTCCGAGGACGAAGATCGGGTTTTCGAGGTGTTCCAGCGGCTGCACAGCCAGGAGGAACACGCCGGAACGGGAATCGGGCTCGCGCTCTGTGAGCGGATCGTCGAACGCCACGGCGTCCGGGCGAACAGCGTGAGACCGGGCTCGACAGACGAGCGAAATGAGTCTGTCGGTGGTGAGATCTGGATCGATTCCGGCCCAAACGGCGGAACGACGTTCTCGTTCACGCTCCCCGCCGCGGACGGGCTTGCCGAGTGA
- a CDS encoding 4Fe-4S ferredoxin N-terminal domain-containing protein translates to MSFDDSEEHDDEETFHPLGESWQDGLEDALEDTEYDAELGMEMAKDAMRVTEGKLSEEEFYDRYHDDVVEEFGEDGRPMAEEIEQSREEGRFEETLSRFGVGEDSRRSVMKKMGGVGAVGLGAWGTANSGGNEPALVQDEDQEADEPDDMNGEGIQWGMTLDLEHCDGCLSCVVACAEEHDWDQGANWMYVLAYEDDTVSSPPADEFESTEDFEYLIRPCQHCTDAPCEKVCPTTARHTRDSDGLVLTDYDVCIGCRYCQVACPYGVNYFQWGEPDVGEDELDEDHVYDERDRPVSARGPRGVMEKCTFCPTRQDGSLGDEMVGRTACEDACPPEVIQFGNMNDPNSDPQRYIENTAKSRTLVRIAGDLPDPEDLEAALEDVDEDEDDDLEAVTEAVEDLDEEMIGNLLAIQILGAEDQPEVETSSSLADQEQDALEVLAMLAEHGLDLEDEELLIELDLAEEPDEEEDEEFEGASEELAQQRLDTFAGDPDSQFKLLENMGTDPNVVYLGNEPGPTAEQVEGPVTYDDIGQTDDRKDVLDEGTVGIDGPSL, encoded by the coding sequence ATGAGTTTCGACGACAGCGAGGAACACGACGACGAGGAGACGTTCCATCCGCTCGGTGAATCGTGGCAGGACGGTCTCGAGGACGCGCTCGAGGACACCGAGTACGATGCGGAGCTGGGAATGGAGATGGCGAAAGACGCCATGCGCGTTACCGAGGGGAAGCTTTCGGAGGAAGAATTCTACGACCGGTATCACGACGACGTCGTCGAGGAGTTCGGCGAGGACGGTCGGCCGATGGCCGAGGAGATCGAGCAATCCAGAGAGGAGGGGCGGTTCGAGGAGACGCTCTCGCGGTTCGGCGTCGGCGAGGATTCCCGACGCAGCGTGATGAAGAAGATGGGGGGTGTCGGTGCCGTGGGACTCGGCGCGTGGGGAACGGCCAACAGCGGCGGCAACGAACCCGCACTCGTCCAGGACGAGGACCAGGAGGCAGACGAGCCGGACGATATGAACGGTGAGGGTATTCAGTGGGGGATGACGCTGGATCTCGAGCACTGCGACGGCTGTCTCTCCTGCGTCGTCGCCTGTGCCGAAGAGCACGACTGGGATCAGGGGGCGAACTGGATGTACGTCCTCGCGTACGAGGACGACACCGTGAGTTCGCCGCCCGCCGACGAGTTCGAGTCGACGGAGGACTTCGAGTATCTGATCCGGCCCTGTCAGCACTGTACCGACGCACCCTGTGAAAAAGTGTGTCCGACGACGGCTCGTCACACCCGAGATTCGGACGGGCTCGTCCTGACCGACTACGACGTCTGTATCGGCTGCCGATACTGTCAGGTAGCCTGCCCATACGGCGTCAACTACTTTCAGTGGGGTGAACCGGATGTCGGCGAGGACGAACTCGACGAGGACCACGTCTACGACGAACGCGACCGGCCGGTCAGCGCTCGCGGCCCGCGCGGCGTCATGGAGAAGTGTACGTTCTGTCCGACCCGACAGGACGGCAGTTTGGGTGACGAGATGGTCGGGAGGACCGCCTGCGAGGACGCCTGCCCACCCGAGGTGATCCAGTTCGGCAACATGAACGATCCGAACAGCGACCCGCAGCGGTATATCGAAAACACCGCCAAGAGCCGCACCCTCGTCCGCATCGCCGGTGACCTGCCGGACCCGGAGGACCTCGAGGCGGCGCTCGAGGACGTAGACGAAGACGAGGACGACGATCTCGAGGCCGTCACCGAGGCTGTCGAGGATCTCGACGAGGAGATGATCGGGAACCTGCTGGCGATCCAGATCCTCGGCGCGGAAGACCAGCCCGAGGTAGAAACGAGCAGCAGTTTAGCCGACCAGGAGCAAGACGCTCTCGAGGTGCTCGCAATGTTAGCCGAGCACGGACTGGACCTCGAGGACGAGGAGCTGCTGATTGAACTCGATCTCGCTGAAGAGCCCGACGAAGAAGAGGACGAGGAGTTCGAGGGGGCAAGCGAGGAACTCGCCCAGCAGCGGCTCGACACGTTCGCCGGCGATCCCGACTCGCAGTTCAAATTGCTCGAGAACATGGGCACGGATCCGAACGTCGTTTATCTCGGCAACGAGCCCGGTCCGACCGCGGAGCAGGTCGAGGGACCGGTGACCTACGACGACATCGGTCAGACGGACGACCGGAAAGATGTCCTCGACGAGGGGACCGTCGGCATCGACGGCCCGTCTCTCTGA